Proteins from one Roseovarius nanhaiticus genomic window:
- a CDS encoding aminodeoxychorismate synthase component I, producing MEIRFDQGPDGTGAARFAAPSRIIEARDPADVQDALAALDAARAGGAWLAGYASYELGYALEPRLAPLMPPRRRLPLLRIGVYDAPEAAPELAAGPASLSDLSPAWDAARYGEAFRTVHDFIGAGDIYQANLTFPLSATATGDPGALYAALSAVQPLRYGALVLQEDGPAILSRSPELFFRTDAEGRIETRPMKGTQPRSPDAAEDARRRIFLSADDKNRAENLMIVDLLRNDLSRVCAPGSVTVPELFTVESYSTVHQMTSLIAGQMMAGTGLGDVLAALFPCGSITGAPKLRAMQVLADLEETPREIYCGTIGWAAPDGRAEFNVAIRTLMVEDGNAVLNVGGGVVHDSTAEAEYEEALWKTRFARI from the coding sequence TTGGAGATTCGTTTCGATCAGGGGCCGGATGGCACCGGGGCCGCACGCTTTGCGGCGCCATCGCGCATCATCGAAGCGCGTGATCCCGCCGACGTTCAGGACGCGCTGGCAGCGCTGGACGCCGCGCGTGCGGGCGGCGCGTGGCTTGCCGGATATGCCAGCTATGAGCTCGGCTATGCGCTCGAGCCGCGGCTGGCGCCCTTGATGCCGCCGCGCCGCCGCCTGCCTTTGCTGAGAATAGGCGTCTATGACGCGCCCGAGGCTGCGCCCGAACTTGCCGCCGGGCCTGCCAGCCTGTCGGATCTCTCGCCCGCTTGGGATGCCGCGCGCTATGGCGAGGCATTTCGCACCGTGCATGATTTCATCGGCGCGGGCGACATCTACCAGGCAAACCTGACCTTCCCGCTCAGCGCAACGGCCACCGGCGATCCCGGCGCGCTCTATGCTGCGCTCAGCGCGGTGCAGCCGCTGCGCTACGGCGCCCTGGTCCTGCAAGAGGATGGTCCCGCGATCCTGTCGCGCTCTCCCGAGCTCTTCTTCCGCACCGATGCCGAAGGCCGGATCGAGACGCGCCCGATGAAGGGCACGCAGCCGCGCAGCCCGGACGCCGCCGAGGACGCACGCCGCCGCATTTTCCTGTCAGCCGATGACAAGAACCGCGCCGAGAACCTGATGATCGTCGATCTCTTGCGCAATGATCTCAGCCGCGTCTGCGCCCCCGGCAGCGTCACCGTGCCCGAGCTTTTCACCGTCGAGAGCTACAGCACCGTCCATCAGATGACCTCGCTCATCGCGGGGCAGATGATGGCGGGCACCGGGCTCGGCGATGTTCTCGCCGCGCTCTTTCCCTGCGGCTCGATCACCGGCGCGCCAAAATTGCGCGCGATGCAGGTGCTGGCCGATCTGGAAGAGACCCCGCGCGAAATTTATTGCGGCACCATTGGCTGGGCCGCGCCGGATGGCAGGGCCGAATTCAACGTCGCCATCCGCACGCTCATGGTCGAGGACGGTAACGCCGTTCTGAATGTCGGCGGCGGCGTCGTCCATGACAGCACCGCCGAGGCCGAATACGAGGAGGCGCTGTGGAAAACACGCTTCGCCAGGATTTGA
- a CDS encoding aminotransferase class IV family protein, with the protein MENTLRQDLNTPLGHDFALIETMLWTPEDGVQHRARHMARLTRSARHFGIAPQGLDAALDAVTGTSPLRLRLTVSADGAARITSAPFTPLAPGARWRIAIHSERLDAADPWLAHKTTRRALYDAARAALPEGIDEYIFLNRGGALCEGAITNIYVDPGDGILRTPPRACGCLPGIGREALIAARRARPQRLTPDDLRAAQAIFVGNALRGLIPATLVSSC; encoded by the coding sequence GTGGAAAACACGCTTCGCCAGGATTTGAACACGCCGTTGGGGCACGATTTCGCCCTGATCGAGACGATGCTGTGGACTCCCGAGGACGGCGTCCAGCACCGCGCGCGCCACATGGCGCGGCTTACCCGCTCGGCCCGGCATTTCGGGATTGCGCCGCAGGGCTTGGATGCGGCGCTGGACGCCGTTACCGGCACCAGCCCGCTGCGCCTGCGCCTGACCGTCAGCGCGGATGGCGCAGCCCGCATCACCTCGGCCCCGTTCACGCCCCTCGCACCCGGCGCCCGCTGGCGCATCGCCATCCACTCCGAACGCCTCGATGCCGCCGACCCGTGGCTGGCGCACAAGACGACCCGCCGCGCGCTTTACGATGCCGCGCGCGCCGCGCTGCCCGAGGGCATTGACGAATACATCTTCCTCAACCGCGGCGGCGCCCTCTGCGAAGGCGCGATCACCAATATCTATGTCGATCCCGGCGATGGCATCCTGCGCACCCCGCCCCGCGCCTGCGGTTGCCTGCCCGGCATCGGGCGCGAGGCGCTGATCGCCGCCCGCCGCGCGCGCCCCCAGCGCCTCACACCGGATGATCTGCGGGCCGCCCAGGCAATCTTCGTCGGCAACGCGCTGCGCGGCCTCATCCCTGCAACACTCGTTTCTTCTTGCTGA
- the aspS gene encoding aspartate--tRNA ligase: MHAYRSHTCADLTKQNVGDTVRLSGWVHRIRDHGGVLFVDLRDHYGMTQLICDPDSAAFAAVDAVRSEWCIRIDGEVKARDASLVNPKLPTGEIEVFIRDIEVLGAAKELPLMVFGDQDYPEETRLKHRYLDLRREAMQRNMTLRSDVVASMRRRMWDQKFREYQTPIITASSPEGARDFLVPSRLHPGKFYALPQAPQLFKQLIMVSGFDKYFQIAPCFRDEDPRADRSPTDFYQLDLEMSFVEQQDVFDTIQPVIQGIFEEFGGGRKVDTTWEQISYADAALWYGTDKPDLRNPIKMQVVSDHFRGSGFAIFAKLLEQDGTEIRAIPAPGGGSRKFCDRMNAFAQREGLPGMGYIFWRAGDDGMEAAGPLAKNIGPERTEAIRQQLGLGEGDAAFFLGGKPASFERVAGKARTEIGNELALTDENRFAFAWIVDFPMYEADEETGKIDFSHNPFSMPQGGLEALQGDPLKVLGYQYDLACNGYELVSGAIRNHRLDVMIAAFEKAGYDEAEVHSRFGGLVQAFQYGAPPHGGCAAGIDRIVMLLADEANIREVIMFPMNQRAEDLMMNAPSAPSSDQLMELGLRVIPQDK; this comes from the coding sequence ATGCACGCCTATCGCAGCCATACCTGCGCCGACCTGACCAAGCAAAACGTGGGCGATACCGTGCGCCTCTCGGGCTGGGTCCACCGCATCCGCGACCATGGCGGCGTGCTCTTCGTCGATCTGCGCGACCATTACGGCATGACCCAGCTCATTTGCGATCCCGACAGCGCGGCCTTCGCCGCCGTGGATGCCGTGCGCAGCGAGTGGTGCATCCGCATCGATGGCGAGGTCAAGGCGCGCGACGCATCGCTGGTGAATCCCAAGCTGCCGACCGGTGAGATCGAGGTGTTCATCCGCGACATCGAGGTACTGGGCGCCGCCAAGGAGCTGCCGCTGATGGTCTTCGGCGATCAAGACTACCCCGAGGAGACGCGGCTCAAGCACCGCTATCTGGACCTGCGCCGCGAGGCGATGCAGCGCAACATGACCCTGCGCAGCGATGTCGTGGCCTCGATGCGCCGCCGCATGTGGGACCAGAAATTCCGCGAATATCAGACGCCGATCATCACCGCCTCGTCCCCCGAGGGCGCGCGCGACTTCCTGGTGCCCTCGCGCCTGCACCCGGGCAAATTCTACGCGCTTCCCCAGGCGCCGCAGCTTTTCAAGCAGCTCATCATGGTCTCGGGCTTCGACAAGTATTTCCAGATTGCGCCCTGCTTCCGCGACGAGGACCCGCGTGCCGACCGCTCGCCCACCGATTTCTACCAGCTCGATCTCGAAATGAGCTTTGTCGAGCAGCAGGACGTGTTCGACACGATCCAGCCTGTCATTCAGGGCATCTTTGAGGAATTCGGCGGCGGGCGCAAAGTCGATACCACCTGGGAGCAGATCAGCTACGCCGACGCCGCGCTCTGGTACGGCACCGACAAGCCCGACCTGCGCAACCCGATCAAGATGCAGGTTGTCTCGGATCATTTCCGCGGCTCGGGATTTGCCATCTTCGCCAAGCTTCTGGAGCAGGACGGCACCGAGATCCGCGCCATCCCCGCCCCCGGTGGCGGCAGCCGCAAATTCTGCGACCGCATGAACGCCTTTGCCCAGAGAGAGGGCCTGCCGGGGATGGGCTATATCTTCTGGCGTGCGGGCGATGACGGCATGGAAGCCGCAGGCCCCTTGGCCAAGAATATCGGACCCGAGCGCACCGAGGCGATCCGCCAGCAACTGGGTCTGGGCGAGGGCGACGCCGCCTTCTTCCTAGGCGGCAAGCCCGCCAGCTTCGAGCGTGTCGCGGGCAAGGCCCGCACCGAGATCGGCAATGAACTGGCCCTCACGGATGAAAACCGCTTCGCCTTTGCCTGGATCGTCGATTTTCCGATGTACGAGGCCGACGAGGAGACGGGCAAGATCGACTTCTCGCACAACCCCTTCTCGATGCCGCAGGGCGGGCTTGAGGCGCTGCAAGGCGATCCGCTCAAAGTGCTGGGATATCAGTATGATCTGGCGTGCAATGGATACGAGCTTGTCTCCGGCGCGATCCGGAACCATCGCCTCGACGTAATGATCGCCGCGTTCGAAAAGGCAGGATATGACGAAGCCGAGGTGCATAGCCGTTTTGGCGGACTGGTGCAGGCGTTCCAATATGGCGCTCCGCCCCATGGTGGCTGCGCGGCGGGTATCGACCGCATCGTGATGCTGCTGGCGGATGAGGCGAATATCCGCGAGGTCATCATGTTCCCGATGAACCAGCGCGCCGAGGATCTGATGATGAACGCTCCCAGCGCGCCGTCGTCGGATCAGCTAATGGAGCTTGGCCTGCGGGTGATCCCGCAGGACAAGTAA
- a CDS encoding hemerythrin domain-containing protein translates to MSDIYSAIKADHDHHRELLEKISDTSGASEDRKKAWEEFYSDVKSHGAAEEETFYSKLISKTWGQDSARHSVHEHQQIDDLMEELREMDMSEGAWLEKFKKLRHDYEHHIDEEENEVFARAREVIPEDEIKGYGERFAKRKEEEMGLIEEKREDSLED, encoded by the coding sequence ATGAGTGACATTTATTCCGCAATCAAAGCCGACCACGACCACCACCGCGAGCTTTTGGAGAAGATCTCGGACACGTCAGGCGCGTCCGAAGACCGCAAGAAGGCGTGGGAAGAATTCTACTCAGACGTCAAGTCGCACGGCGCCGCCGAGGAAGAGACGTTCTACTCCAAGCTGATTTCCAAGACATGGGGCCAGGATTCGGCCCGCCATTCGGTGCATGAGCATCAGCAGATCGACGATCTGATGGAAGAGCTGCGCGAGATGGATATGTCCGAAGGCGCGTGGTTGGAGAAGTTCAAGAAGCTGCGCCACGATTACGAACATCACATCGACGAAGAAGAGAACGAAGTCTTTGCGCGCGCCCGCGAGGTCATTCCCGAGGACGAAATCAAAGGCTATGGCGAGCGGTTCGCCAAGCGCAAGGAAGAGGAGATGGGGCTGATCGAGGAAAAGCGCGAGGACAGTCTGGAAGACTGA
- a CDS encoding GNAT family N-acetyltransferase, translating into MSEKRPRGPVIKGWTPPPLPERRAMMGRYARLEPLGAEAHAALLFRAYDGHDEVWDYMPAGPFASSAQFHRWMRDITASPDYVFFAIYDTKAEAYGGFASYLRVQPSAGSIEVGYIAMAPRLQRTIAATEAMYLMMKWAFQAGYRRYEWKCDALNLPSRRAAERLGFSYEGVFRQATVVKGRNRDTAWFAAIDAEWPALDEAFRLWLDPSNFDAQDRQRSSLSDLTRLVRVASDPALRR; encoded by the coding sequence ATGAGCGAGAAACGCCCGCGCGGCCCCGTGATCAAGGGCTGGACCCCGCCGCCCTTGCCCGAGCGCCGGGCGATGATGGGCCGTTATGCCCGGCTGGAGCCGCTGGGCGCCGAGGCGCATGCGGCCCTTCTCTTTCGCGCCTATGACGGCCATGACGAGGTGTGGGATTACATGCCCGCCGGGCCGTTCGCGTCCTCGGCGCAGTTCCACCGCTGGATGCGCGACATCACCGCCTCGCCGGATTACGTCTTTTTCGCGATCTACGACACCAAGGCAGAAGCGTATGGCGGCTTTGCCTCCTACTTGAGGGTTCAGCCGTCGGCGGGATCAATCGAGGTGGGCTATATCGCCATGGCGCCCCGGCTCCAACGCACGATTGCGGCGACCGAGGCGATGTATCTGATGATGAAATGGGCGTTTCAGGCGGGCTATCGTCGGTATGAGTGGAAATGCGACGCACTCAACCTGCCGTCGCGCCGCGCCGCCGAGCGGCTGGGCTTCAGCTATGAGGGCGTTTTCCGGCAGGCGACGGTGGTCAAGGGGCGCAACCGCGATACCGCGTGGTTTGCCGCCATCGACGCCGAATGGCCCGCTCTGGACGAGGCGTTTCGCCTTTGGCTCGATCCTTCGAATTTCGACGCGCAGGACCGCCAGCGCTCGTCCCTGAGCGATCTGACACGGCTGGTGCGGGTGGCCAGCGATCCTGCCCTGCGGCGCTAA
- a CDS encoding DUF1501 domain-containing protein has protein sequence MSRLSRRNFLTRSLAMGCSLAASPLVTPVTLASTPGDARLVVIILRGAMDGIGAVPPLGDPAHAALRPEVDALDLGGFYGMHPALGPLKPLWDKGELAFAHAVSTPYQGQRSHFDGQDMLEAGTGMDAMGRLRDGWLNRLLRQIPGAEAGTAYAVGRGDMLLLQGAAPVSNWSPDAALILSPQAERLLEGILHDDPLFRDAAMEALELSAGGSADMEAPSTADMMSANALPAARPDAIAAFAAERLREEARIAAFSLTGFDTHASQHRSLPRALDRLASAITTLQTGLGPAWQKTAVVAITEFGRTVRLNGSGGTDHGTAGAMIMAGGALRGGQVLADWPGLAEADLFERRDLRPTRDLRAHLAWMIRHLYDTEIAALERDIFPGLDMGADARLIL, from the coding sequence ATGTCCCGCCTCAGCCGCCGCAATTTCCTGACCCGCAGCCTCGCCATGGGCTGCTCTCTGGCCGCATCGCCCCTCGTCACGCCCGTCACGCTGGCCAGCACGCCGGGCGACGCGCGCCTCGTCGTAATCATCCTGCGCGGCGCGATGGACGGCATCGGCGCGGTGCCGCCTTTGGGCGATCCGGCCCACGCCGCATTGCGGCCCGAGGTCGACGCGCTGGACCTCGGGGGTTTTTACGGCATGCACCCCGCCCTTGGGCCACTGAAGCCGCTCTGGGACAAGGGCGAGCTGGCTTTCGCGCACGCCGTCTCGACCCCGTATCAGGGCCAGCGTAGCCATTTCGACGGGCAGGACATGCTCGAGGCCGGGACCGGCATGGATGCGATGGGGCGTCTGCGGGATGGCTGGCTTAATCGCCTTTTACGGCAGATCCCAGGCGCCGAGGCGGGCACGGCCTATGCGGTGGGGCGCGGCGACATGCTGCTGCTTCAGGGCGCGGCGCCCGTATCCAACTGGTCGCCCGACGCGGCGCTCATCCTCAGCCCACAGGCCGAGCGCCTATTGGAAGGGATCCTGCACGACGACCCGCTCTTTCGCGATGCCGCGATGGAGGCGCTGGAGCTGTCCGCCGGGGGCAGCGCCGACATGGAGGCGCCCAGCACCGCAGACATGATGAGCGCCAACGCCCTGCCCGCCGCGCGCCCCGATGCCATCGCCGCCTTCGCCGCCGAGCGGCTGCGCGAAGAGGCGCGCATCGCGGCCTTTTCGCTGACCGGGTTCGACACCCATGCCAGCCAGCATCGCAGCCTGCCCCGCGCGCTGGACCGGCTCGCCAGTGCCATCACCACCTTGCAGACCGGGCTGGGCCCCGCATGGCAAAAGACGGCTGTCGTCGCCATCACCGAATTCGGGCGCACCGTGCGCCTCAACGGCTCGGGCGGGACGGACCATGGGACGGCAGGCGCCATGATCATGGCGGGCGGCGCGCTGCGCGGCGGCCAAGTGTTGGCCGATTGGCCGGGACTGGCCGAGGCGGACCTCTTCGAGCGGCGCGATCTGCGCCCCACGCGCGATCTGCGCGCGCATCTGGCCTGGATGATCCGGCATCTCTACGACACCGAGATCGCCGCGCTGGAGCGTGACATCTTTCCTGGCCTCGACATGGGCGCCGACGCGCGGCTGATCCTCTAG
- a CDS encoding DUF1800 domain-containing protein — protein sequence MPFDPDQAEIRFGCGLAPGIDPPASIDAMMARLAGPDEAAHAFPIPDTAAYLERMVHVQAARKARRKVEGQEAKDEARKVYRRMIRATRAEAAGWTGQMLRRRVLTGDGLRERLTAFWADHFTARGAGFVWPEAHLPYVETAIRPHVAGRFVDMLRAVSQEPLMLVYLDQSKSVGPNSARALKKVRGGLNENFARELLELHTLGAGGPYEQADVAALARLLTGLSYKLGRGYSYRAALAEPGPHVLLGQPLGGPDPEEAHVHAALDLLAHHPATAQHLARKMAVHFISDQPDPALVEAMRSAFLTTGGDLAAMTRAMLEHPAAWIPERSNVKPPVDFVGSALRALGLVAAHVPAENAKEMNQLFLAPLELMGQPQARPPGPDGWPEADADWITPQRFAARLGWAMTVPFQLRRTLPDPGHFARHALGPALPEPVARAARRAETRAEGIGLVLASPAFQRV from the coding sequence ATGCCATTCGATCCCGATCAGGCCGAGATTCGGTTCGGTTGCGGCCTTGCGCCCGGCATTGATCCGCCCGCTTCGATTGACGCGATGATGGCCCGGCTTGCCGGCCCGGACGAGGCCGCCCACGCGTTTCCCATACCGGATACCGCCGCCTATCTTGAGCGGATGGTCCATGTGCAGGCTGCGCGCAAGGCGCGCCGCAAGGTGGAGGGCCAAGAGGCAAAGGACGAGGCGCGCAAGGTCTATCGCCGGATGATCCGCGCCACGCGCGCCGAGGCCGCCGGCTGGACCGGGCAAATGCTGCGTCGCCGTGTGCTCACGGGCGATGGCCTGCGCGAGCGGCTGACCGCCTTTTGGGCCGATCACTTCACCGCGCGCGGTGCCGGCTTCGTCTGGCCCGAAGCGCATCTTCCCTATGTCGAGACGGCCATCCGCCCGCATGTCGCCGGGCGCTTTGTGGATATGCTGCGCGCTGTCAGCCAAGAGCCGTTGATGCTGGTCTATCTCGATCAGAGCAAATCCGTAGGGCCGAACAGCGCGCGGGCCTTGAAAAAGGTCCGGGGCGGGCTGAACGAGAATTTCGCACGCGAGCTGCTGGAGCTGCACACGCTGGGCGCGGGCGGGCCGTACGAGCAGGCAGATGTTGCCGCGCTGGCACGGCTGCTGACCGGGCTCAGCTACAAGCTGGGGCGCGGCTACAGTTATCGTGCCGCGCTGGCCGAGCCGGGGCCGCATGTACTCCTGGGCCAACCGCTGGGCGGGCCGGACCCTGAAGAGGCACATGTGCATGCCGCGCTCGACCTGCTGGCTCATCATCCCGCCACGGCGCAGCATCTGGCGCGCAAGATGGCTGTGCATTTTATCTCGGATCAGCCCGATCCCGCGCTGGTGGAGGCGATGCGCAGCGCCTTCCTGACCACAGGCGGCGACTTGGCCGCGATGACCCGTGCCATGCTGGAGCATCCCGCCGCCTGGATACCCGAGCGTAGCAACGTAAAGCCGCCCGTCGATTTCGTCGGCTCCGCCCTGCGCGCGCTTGGCCTCGTGGCCGCGCATGTCCCGGCCGAGAACGCCAAGGAGATGAACCAGCTTTTCCTTGCTCCGCTTGAGTTGATGGGGCAGCCCCAGGCCCGGCCACCCGGCCCCGATGGCTGGCCTGAGGCGGATGCCGACTGGATCACGCCCCAGCGTTTCGCCGCACGGCTGGGCTGGGCGATGACCGTCCCATTCCAGTTGCGCCGCACGCTTCCCGACCCAGGCCATTTCGCCCGGCACGCGCTTGGTCCTGCCTTGCCGGAACCGGTGGCGCGGGCCGCCCGGCGCGCCGAGACGCGGGCCGAGGGGATCGGCCTTGTCCTTGCCTCCCCCGCCTTTCAAAGGGTTTGA
- a CDS encoding response regulator, whose amino-acid sequence MDDLPGLTPIPCPTSARPLLGMTILVVEDSLYACDAMRLMCLHSGARIRRADCLRSARRHLQVYRPTAVIVDLGLPDGSGLDLIAELAVAEPRVTSILGASGTEGAEAASLAAGADGFLAKPLINLGVFQQTILATLPNDRQPAGPRLLRNEDVRPDPMAYRDDMVHVSNLLDEHSEGPVLDYVAQFLGGVARSADDGQLAQAADALGAQRRGGKALNSRLAEIAGMVQERLGNRAAM is encoded by the coding sequence ATGGACGATCTGCCCGGACTGACCCCGATCCCCTGCCCCACCTCGGCCCGCCCCCTTTTGGGCATGACTATTCTGGTGGTCGAAGACAGCCTTTATGCCTGCGACGCGATGCGCCTGATGTGCCTGCATTCCGGCGCGCGCATCCGCCGCGCGGATTGCCTGCGCTCGGCGCGGCGGCATCTGCAAGTCTATCGTCCGACCGCGGTGATCGTGGATCTGGGCCTGCCCGACGGCTCGGGCCTCGATCTGATCGCGGAATTGGCGGTGGCCGAGCCGCGCGTGACCTCGATACTCGGGGCCAGCGGAACCGAGGGCGCCGAGGCCGCCTCCCTGGCCGCAGGAGCGGACGGGTTTCTGGCCAAGCCCCTGATCAATCTGGGCGTTTTCCAGCAAACCATCCTCGCCACCCTTCCGAATGACAGACAGCCTGCCGGACCCCGCCTTCTGCGCAATGAGGACGTGCGCCCGGATCCGATGGCCTATCGCGATGACATGGTACACGTGTCGAACCTGCTGGACGAGCATTCCGAGGGGCCGGTTCTGGATTATGTGGCGCAATTTCTGGGCGGCGTCGCACGCTCGGCCGATGACGGGCAACTGGCGCAGGCCGCCGATGCACTGGGTGCCCAGCGGCGCGGCGGCAAGGCGCTGAATTCGCGCCTCGCCGAGATTGCCGGCATGGTACAGGAGCGTCTGGGCAACCGGGCGGCGATGTAG
- the mce gene encoding methylmalonyl-CoA epimerase yields the protein MIGRLNHVAIAVPDLEAAMAQYSGALGANVGAPQDEPDHGVTVVFIELPNTKIELLYPLGDESPIRGFLDKNPAGGIHHVCYEVEDIAAAAARLTESGARVLGNGAPKIGAHGKPVLFLHPKDFNGCLIELEEV from the coding sequence ATGATCGGACGTCTCAACCATGTGGCCATTGCAGTGCCGGATCTGGAAGCCGCCATGGCGCAGTATAGCGGCGCACTGGGCGCCAATGTCGGCGCGCCCCAGGACGAGCCGGACCATGGCGTGACCGTTGTTTTCATCGAATTGCCGAATACCAAGATCGAGCTGCTTTATCCCCTGGGCGACGAGAGCCCGATTCGCGGATTTCTGGACAAGAACCCCGCGGGCGGCATTCATCATGTCTGCTACGAGGTCGAGGACATCGCTGCCGCCGCTGCCCGCCTGACCGAAAGCGGCGCGCGCGTTCTGGGCAATGGCGCGCCCAAGATCGGCGCCCATGGCAAACCCGTGTTGTTCCTGCATCCCAAGGATTTCAACGGATGCCTCATTGAGTTGGAGGAAGTCTGA
- a CDS encoding DUF1467 family protein: MGPVSGLVLYAVIWFMTFFVAIPIRLQTQGEAGKTVPGTHHGSPERHDLKKKAWITTGVAFVIWAILAWIILGGVISMDDIDLFSRFGPGPIEERGLGG, encoded by the coding sequence ATGGGCCCCGTTTCCGGCCTCGTTCTCTATGCCGTCATCTGGTTCATGACGTTTTTCGTCGCCATTCCCATTCGCCTCCAAACCCAAGGCGAAGCGGGCAAGACGGTGCCGGGCACGCATCACGGCTCGCCCGAGCGGCACGATCTCAAGAAGAAGGCCTGGATCACCACCGGCGTCGCCTTCGTCATATGGGCCATTCTGGCGTGGATCATCCTCGGGGGTGTCATCTCGATGGATGATATCGACCTTTTCAGCCGGTTCGGGCCGGGTCCGATCGAAGAGCGTGGACTAGGTGGGTAA
- a CDS encoding EI24 domain-containing protein, with protein sequence MILTAFAKALGQLGDPRFRRVLILGLALTIALLFAVYALVLIAISWLTGDAVTLPLVGEVRWLDDLLGWSSLVAMMIMSIFLMVPVASAITSLFLEDVAAAVEARHYPALPPVAPMPWSDALRDTAGFLGVLIGANLLALILYIALPFGAFAIFWGLNGYLLGREYFQLAAMRRLGRAGAQDLRRRHWLTVWAAGVLMAIPLSVPLINLLIPILGAATFTHLVHALRSDPARTG encoded by the coding sequence ATGATCCTGACTGCCTTTGCCAAGGCGCTCGGCCAGCTGGGCGATCCGCGCTTTCGCCGTGTGCTGATCTTGGGGTTGGCGCTGACCATTGCGCTGCTTTTCGCGGTCTATGCGCTGGTGCTGATTGCGATTTCCTGGCTGACGGGCGATGCCGTGACCCTGCCGTTGGTGGGCGAGGTGCGCTGGCTGGATGACCTCTTGGGCTGGAGCAGCCTTGTCGCCATGATGATCATGTCGATTTTTCTGATGGTGCCCGTTGCCTCCGCGATCACCTCGCTGTTTCTGGAAGACGTCGCGGCGGCGGTCGAGGCGCGGCATTATCCCGCGCTTCCCCCGGTCGCGCCCATGCCATGGTCCGACGCGCTGCGCGACACGGCAGGATTTCTGGGCGTTCTGATCGGCGCAAACCTCTTGGCGCTGATCCTTTATATTGCGCTGCCCTTTGGGGCGTTTGCCATCTTTTGGGGGTTGAACGGCTATCTTCTGGGGCGCGAATATTTTCAGCTGGCCGCGATGCGCAGGCTTGGCCGCGCCGGCGCGCAGGATCTGCGCCGCCGGCATTGGCTGACGGTTTGGGCGGCGGGCGTCTTGATGGCGATTCCGCTATCGGTGCCGCTGATCAACCTCCTGATTCCGATCCTTGGCGCCGCGACCTTTACCCACCTAGTCCACGCTCTTCGATCGGACCCGGCCCGAACCGGCTGA
- a CDS encoding nitroreductase family protein: MPTPRPDVLDFLATRRSRPAKTLGLPIPSRAELMPILEMAARTPDHGKLEPWRFLVLERAALTRIAGEIAGLNGAQDPEALEKAQAQFRDAHLAVAVIEVQRPSPKIPAIEQTYSAGAVCLALLNAALASGWGANWLSGWASHDRAFAEGVMGLAPHERIAGLIHIGTETSAPPERPRPDLGAITTWVEA, encoded by the coding sequence ATGCCAACTCCCCGCCCCGACGTGCTGGATTTTCTGGCGACGCGTCGCTCGCGCCCCGCCAAGACGCTGGGCCTGCCGATCCCGTCCCGCGCCGAGCTGATGCCGATCCTCGAGATGGCAGCGCGCACGCCCGATCATGGCAAGCTGGAGCCGTGGCGCTTTCTCGTGCTGGAGCGCGCGGCGCTGACGCGCATCGCGGGTGAGATCGCCGGGCTGAACGGCGCGCAAGACCCGGAGGCGTTGGAAAAGGCGCAGGCGCAGTTCCGGGACGCACATCTGGCCGTGGCGGTGATCGAGGTCCAGCGCCCCTCCCCCAAGATCCCCGCCATCGAACAAACCTATTCCGCGGGCGCCGTCTGCCTCGCGCTGCTCAACGCCGCGCTTGCGTCGGGATGGGGTGCCAATTGGCTCAGCGGTTGGGCCAGCCATGACCGCGCCTTTGCCGAGGGCGTCATGGGCCTTGCCCCCCACGAGCGTATCGCCGGCCTGATCCATATCGGTACCGAAACAAGCGCCCCGCCCGAGCGTCCGCGCCCCGATCTGGGCGCCATCACAACCTGGGTCGAGGCATGA